In a single window of the Ciconia boyciana chromosome 7, ASM3463844v1, whole genome shotgun sequence genome:
- the LPAR3 gene encoding lysophosphatidic acid receptor 3: MNECYYDKRMDFFYNRTNTDTVDEWTGPKLIVVLCFGTFFCLFIFISNSLVIAAVVKNKRFHFPFYYLLANLAAADFFAGIAYVFLMFNTGPVSKTLTVNRWFLRQGLLDTSLTASLVNLLVIAVERHMSIMRMKIHSNLTKKRVTFLIISIWAIAIFMGAVPTLGWNCLCDITACSSLAPIYSRSYLVFWSVLNLVVFFIMVVVYIRIYMYVQRKTNVLSSHTSGSISRRRTPVKLMKTVMTLLGAFVVCWTPGLVVLLLDGLNCTYCGIQNVKRWFLLLALLNSVMNPIIYSYKDDEMWGTMKRMICCSSEDKSQDRRSSRIPSTVLCRSTDTSGHYIEDGIIQGTICGKGDLGDKGNS; encoded by the exons ATGAACGAATGCTACTATGATAAGCGCATGGACTTTTTCTATAACAGGACAAACACTGACACAGTAGATGAGTGGACAGGGCCAAAGCTTATTGTTGTTCTGTGTTTTGGGacatttttctgcctcttcattttcatttcaaattcattGGTCATAGCAGCTGTGGTCAAGAACAAGAggtttcattttcccttttactaTCTTCTGGCCAACTTAGCTGCTGCAGACTTTTTTGCTGGAATTGCCTATGTCTTCCTGATGTTCAACACTGGCCCAGTGTCTAAGACGTTAACTGTTAACCGCTGGTTTCTGCGTCAGGGTCTTCTGGACACCAGCCTGACAGCTTCCCTGGTGAATCTCCTCGTCATAGCTGTTGAGCGGCACATGTCGATAATGCGGATGAAGATCCACAGCAATCTCACAAAGAAGAGAGTCACCTTTTTAATTATATCAATTTGGGCTATTGCTATTTTCATGGGTGCTGTTCCTACCTTGGGTTGGAACTGCCTCTGTGACATTACCGCCTGCTCATCCCTGGCGCCTATTTACAGCAGAAGTTACCTGGTCTTCTGGAGTGTCTTAAACCTAGTCGTCTTCTTCATTATGGTGGTGGTTTACATAAGAATCTACATGTACGTCCAGAGGAAAACTAATGTCTTGTCGTCACACACTAGTGGATCCATTAGCCGTAGGAGAACCCCTGTGAAGCTTATGAAGACTGTCATGACTCTCTTAG GTGCCTTTGTTGTCTGCTGGACCCCTGGCCTGGTCGTCTTACTGCTCGACGGTCTGAACTGCACCTACTGTGGGATTCAGAATGTTAAAAGGTGGTTTCTTCTCCTGGCCCTGTTGAACTCTGTCATGAATCCAATAATTTATTCATACAAAGATGATGAGATGTGGGGTACCATGAAAAGGATGATTTGCTGCTCCTCTGAGGATAAGAGCCAGGACAGACGCTCGTCACGGATCCCCTCGACAGTTCTCTGCAGGAGCACGGATACCTCGGGGCACTACATTGAAGATGGCATTATTCAAGGGACAATTTGTGGAAAAGGAGATCTTGGTGACAAAGGAAACTCCTGA